The Osmerus eperlanus chromosome 25, fOsmEpe2.1, whole genome shotgun sequence genome contains a region encoding:
- the clip1a gene encoding CAP-Gly domain-containing linker protein 1 isoform X5, producing the protein MSTAKPSGLKAPSKIGRSTASAVTKTSSAAGPKAPATDKSSPGAAPAETDNDGESFQVGERVWVNGNKPGVVQFLGETQFAPGQWAGIVLDEPIGKNDGSVAGVRYFQCEALKGIFTRPSKLSRTEGEANGTETAPPSRASSPTPSMASQASHTPSSKPSASSTAAKKAATAASASPATPTSNLARVNSESVSNLSETGSVKKSERELKMGDRVLVGGTKAGVVRFLGEADFAKGDWCGVELDEPLGKNDGAVAGTRYFQCQPRYGLFAPVHKVTRIGFPSTTTAKAKPAVRKVVTTPSGLKRSPSASSISSVSSVASSVSGKPSRTGLLTETSSRYSRKISGTTALQEALKEKQQHIEQLMGERDLERAEVAKATSHVGEVQQELTLLRDDQEQMEAKMDQLRTLVEAADKDKVELLNQLEEEKRKVEDLQFRVEEACITKGDLETQTKLEHAHIKELEQSLLFEKTKAEKLQRELEDTRVATVSEKSRIMELQRDLSLRTREVADLRLRVETQQGPDGPALAPLLEEVSSLRAQLAAQEAGQQAQLRGLMEKLAAEEKAHREALTPLQAASSRLSSDNEQLRLRLGQNEKESADAAATWRSKLEAAVASHQQAMEELKESLGKGQGDQTAELVETKSALERLKVDHRLAVEESGSRREAESAARSRETGELKAQLLAMTEEKERLEDCVRSSVDRAEEQHLVEMEDVLGKLHTAELKVKELEDLEAKLVQQAQDKAREAQVQVASMEAVRSQQAQGNHELQSLGNQLKEAQNEARSQAGKVSELSSELEGRQRELVSLQQSLTSVQQDKSSLEKERGTLKQKLGESTDNQTKSAQTMQDLIDKLSKKEEQCTAISTELESFKSQIAGLERKLKTGDEKLDQLTKDKAKLESNISEMMTSSGDSSAQLTKMNEDLTQKERRLEDLQTQLAEAKEGAAHSEEQHKQEAARKEQELKEAKGDHQGQLSSLQEKIVHLEKSVHQGEALAKQLKASQEKALSEASALHTQELQVLQGQAEKVTQELKSSTDKTLELEKLVSDLLPYKEKAQCLTAELGSSKQEVEQLSKDLEKQRLALELKCKESEEVKSQKASLENQLLDVNASLTASEASHKELSSKKEDLVKQKDKLAKELEDLSHDNQQLKEASVSSSGELEKLRSVCREAQAESKALKQAERESQAHVEELQRTNKEKEEVGLAHQQQIEQLEEKRKQLTKEYDDTCKERNRLQDELAQTSQKLTSERDNLVLERDAARNSKKSLDSKNAELQAKIQSVSLEKEDLCAKNTLMLAQLETLNKGKEEMSSRMDAVVSEKEALRVSNAELQNQLHVSKKDLENHVRDNDELRASRESLAQILEEFKTSNEVTDSERLHLLQEKEALLANQRKVCSEKEEILKDGEELREKLRLAVEELATSKEKVEEALSSSAQEKQALSLQNAETEKALHSVRKEKMVVESTLEQQRTENQRLLHEKEEIKEKHAKEVSEKASLAAERDKLASDMRNMKDQLDGSSKANADLTQAKSNLAVTLEEVKRKREELEAERTSLKKEKSDLEAQMSNYCSEKEVLEQEKSQMQDKVQDLTQQNQRLVHEKKELGEKHTKEVSEKETLADERDKLASDVRNMKEQLNSSSKGNIELTLAKSNLAAMLEEVKQKMEVIEAEVTSLKREKSDLQAHSQKLCSEKESVEKELVQMKTKYQDLTEQSLSKDKTVDEKSADLKKAHQEERKAWTGEIDALKEQLGQKDQEKGNLTKEREQLTTKLEEIKREASTLVQEKKDLLAAQGKLEQDVSALRSSRESGDGERRRLLEEVEKLRAAQTGLEASSQALRTERALMEAQCKTAEQEASSAVKAREEASASLADLRCQLDGLHKERDDSAQKTSQLEAQLRNALSKLLEAEQATGQTAETLELLAQEKNRLQQEKSQAQTQAEEFKSAKQEMQTQVESLKEQNAKYQDELKLSKEKLISDNQRISSLCQEIENLKQAASEKSQSLDALQEEKSKLAQQLGSSREAGSGQKKLEADNSKLKNQMQGLKQSLPNNAFSENALKKELDNEKATTKQAFTKSSALISQKDKELENLKTELVTLRGESASAKTLQATVQTLEKDKVRLQERIHNLERSQSGAQDTGRSSGDAAVDQKDEEIADGQAAVCYCLHLLHLCISVKLSVTPVLPHVVW; encoded by the exons ATGAGCACAGCCAAGCCAAGCGGGCTCAAAGCGCCCAGCAAGATAGGCAGGTCGACTGCATCGGCAGTCACCAAGACGTCCTCCGCCG CCGGACCCAAAGCACCAGCCACCGACAAATCCTCTCCAGGTGCCGCCCCTGCCGAGACGGACAATGATGGGGAGAGCTTCCAGGTGGGAGAGCGGGTGTGGGTGAACGGCAACAAGCCCGGCGTGGTGCAGTTCCTCGGGGAGACCCAGTTCGCCCCGGGACAGTGGGCGGGCATCGTGCTGGACGAGCCAATCGGGAAGAACGACGGCTCGGTGGCCGGCGTGCGCTACTTCCAGTGCGAGGCCCTGAAGGGGATATTCACGCGGCCCTCAAAGCTGTCGCGCACCGAGGGTGAGGCCAACGGCACGGAGACGGCGCCCCCGTCCCGCGCCTCCTCGCCGACGCCCTCCATGGCCAGCCAGGCCTCCCACACCCCTTCTTCGAAGCCGTCCGCGTCCTCGACGGCTGCCAAGAAGGCCGCGACGGCTGCGTCTGCCTCGCCGGCAACGCCGACCTCCAACCTGGCGCGGGTCAACAGCGAGTCCGTCTCCAACCTCTCGGAGACCGGCTCGGTCAagaagagcgagcgagagctGAAGATGGGAGACCGTGTTTTG GTTGGAGGCACCAAGGCTGGCGTGGTGCGTTTCCTAGGCGAGGCTGACTTTGCCAAGGGTGATTGGTGTGGTGTGGAGCTGGACGAACCCCTGGGGAAGAACGATGGGGCGGTGGCAGGAACCAG ATACTTTCAGTGTCAGCCCAGGTATGGCCTCTTCGCTCCGGTCCACAAGGTCACTCGGATCGGCTTCCCGTCCACCACGACGGCCAAAGCCAAGCCGGCAGTGCGGAAGGTGGTGACCACGCCCTCGGGCCTTAAGCGCAGCCCCAGCGCCTCCTCCATCAGCTCCGTCAGCTCTGTGGCCTCCTCCGTCAGCGGCAAGCCCAGCCGCAcaggcctg CTGACGGAGACGTCGTCCAGGTACAGCCGTAAGATCTCGGGCACCACGGCGCTGCAGGAGGCGCTGAAGGAGAAGCAGCAGCACATCGAGCAGCTGATGGGCGAGAGGGACCTGGAGCGCGCCGAGGTCGCCAAGGCAACCAGCCATGTGGGCGAGGTGCAGCAGGAGCTCACCTTGCTGAGGGACGACCAGGagcag ATGGAAGCCAAGATGGACCAGCTACGCACCTTAGTAGAAGCGGCCGATAAAGACAAGGTGGAGTTGCTGaatcagctggaggaggagaagag GAAGGTGGAAGACCTTCAGTTCCGTGTGGAGGAAGCTTGCATTACCAAAGGAGACCTGGAG ACGCAGACCAAACTGGAGCATGCCCACATAAAGGAGCTCGAACAGAGCCTGCTCTTTGAAAAGACCAAAGCTGAGAAACTGCAGAGGGAGTTAGAAGACACTAGG GTGGCCACGGTGTCTGAGAAGTCCCGCATCATGGAGCTGCAGAGGGACCTGTCCCTGCGGACCAGGGAGGTGGCAGACCTGCGTCTGCGTGTGGAGACCCAGCAGGGCCCCGACGGCCCCGCGCTCGCCCCCCTCCTGGAGGAGGTCAGCTCCCTGAGGGCCCAGCTGGCCGCTCAGGAGGCCGGGCAGCAGGCCCAGCTCAGGGGGCTGATGGAGAAGCTGGCGGCCGAGGAGAAGGCCCACCGGGAGGCCCTGACCCCGCTGCAGGCCGCGTCGAGCCGGCTCTCCAGCGACAACGAGCAGCTGCGTCTGCGCCTGGGTCAGAACGAGAAGGAGAGCGCGGACGCCGCGGCGACGTGGCGCTCCAAGCTGGAGGCGGCCGTCGCTTCCCATCAGCAGGCCATGGAGGAGCTCAAGGAGTCGCTCGGCAAGGGGCAAGGCGACCAGACGGCAGAGCTGGTGGAGACGAAAAGCGCCCTGGAGAGGCTGAAGGTGGACCACAGGCTGGCGGTGGAGGAGTCGGGCAGCAGGCGCGAGGCGGAGTCGGCGGCTCGCTCGCGTGAGACGGGCGAGCTGAAGGCCCAGCTCCTGGCGAtgacagaggagaaggagaggctggaggattgTGTCCGGTCCAGCGTGGACCGCGCCGAGGAGCAGCAcctggtggagatggaggacgtCCTGGGCAAGCTCCACACGGCTGAACTGAAGGTAAAGGAGCTGGAGGATCTGGAGGCGAAGCTAGTCCAGCAGGCCCAGGATAAAGCTAGGGAGGCCCAGGTGCAAGTTGCATCCATGGAGGCCGTGCGTTCCCAGCAAGCTCAAGGTAACCATGAGCTCCAGAGCCTGGGGAACCAGCTGAAGGAAGCCCAGAACGAGGCCCGCTCGCAGGCCGGCAAG GTCAGTGAGTTGAGCTCTGAGTTGGAGGGCAGACAGAGGGAGCTGGTCTCCTTGCAGCAGAGTCTCACCTCTGTTCAGCAGGACAAGAGCTCCCTGGAGAAGGAGCGTGGCACCCTG AAACAAAAGTTGGGAGAGAGCACAGACAATCAAACAAAATCAGCACAAACTATGCAAG atTTGATTGACAAACTCAGCAAGAAGGAAGAGCAGTGCACAGCAATCTCCACAGAATTGGAGAGTTTTAAGAGTCAGATCGCAG GTCTGGAGAGGAAGCTGAAGACCGGGGATGAGAAGTTGGACCAGCTAACAAAGGATAAGGCCAAACTAGAAAGTAACATCTCCGAAATGATGACGTCATCAGGGGACAGTTCTGCTCAGCTCACAAAAATGAACGAGGACCTCACCCAGAAGGAGAG GAGACTTGAGGACCTACAGACCCAGTTGGCCGAGGCGAAGGAAGGAGCAGCACATTCTGAGGAACAGCACAAGCAGGAAGCGGCTCGCAAGGAGCAGGAGCTGAAGGAAGCGAAAGGAGATCACCAGGGTCAGCTGAGCAGCCTGCAGGAGAAGATTGTTCACCTG gagAAGAGCGTGCATCAAGGCGAAGCTCTAGCTAAGCAGCTGAAAGCCTCGCAGGAGAAGGCCCTGTCCGAGGCGTCGGCGCTACACACCCAGGAGCTCCAGGTTCTGCAGGGTCAGGCAGAGAAGGTGACCCAGGAGCTGAAGTCCTCCACGGACAAAACCCTGGAGTTGGAGAAGCTAGTGTCGGATCTGCTGCCTTACAAGGAGAAGGCTCAG TGTCTTACTGCTGAGCTTGGCTCCTCCAAGCAGGAAGTTGAACAATTGTCCAAAGACCTGGAAAAGCAGAGACTAGCCCTGGAGCTCAAGTGTAAGGAAAGCGAGGAGGTTAAATCTCAGAAAGCTAGTCTTGAGAATCAGCTCCTAGATGTAAATGCGAGTCTAACCGCTTCTGAGGCTAGCCACAAGGAGCTCTCCTCAAAGAAGGAGGATCTGGTGAAGCAGAAGGACAAGCTTGCGAAAGAACTCGAGGATCTTTCCCACGACAACCAGCAACTGAAAGAAGCGAGCGTTTCGTCGTCCGGCGAGTTGGAGAAACTCCGGAGCGTCTGTCGGGAGGCACAGGCTGAAAGTAAAGCTCTGAAgcaggccgagagagagagccaaGCCCACGTCGAGGAGCTTCAAAGGACgaacaaggagaaggaggaggtgggtctGGCGCACCAGCAGCAGATCGAGCAGcttgaggagaagaggaagcagCTCACGAAGGAGTATGATGACACGTGCAAGGAGAGGAACAGGCTGCAGGACGAGCTGGCTCAAACCAGTCAGAAGTTGACGTCTGAAAGGGACAACCTCGTGTTGGAGCGGGACGCCGCCAGAAACTCCAAAAAGTCGCTCGATTCCAAGAATGCGGAGTTGCAAGCGAAGATTCAGTCGGTGAGCCTGGAGAAGGAAGACCTTTGCGCCAAGAACACGCTGATGCTCGCTCAGTTGGAGACGTTGAACAAAGGCAAAGAGGAGATGTCCTCTCGTATGGATGCCGTCGTTTCTGAAAAGGAGGCGCTTCGGGTATCGAATGCAGAGCTCCAGAATCAGCTTCACGTTTCCAAGAAGGACCTCGAGAATCACGTCCGGGATAACGACGAGCTTCGGGCTTCCAGAGAGAGCCTGGCGCAAATTCTTGAGGAGTTCAAGACGAGCAACGAGGTTACAGACTCCGAGAGGCTCCACCTCCTACAGGAAAAAGAGGCCCTGCTGGCCAATCAGAGAAAAGTCTGTTCCGAGAAGGAGGAGATTCTCAAGGATGGAGAAGAGCTGAGGGAGAAGCTACGATTGGCTGTAGAGGAACTGGCGACCTCCAAAGAGAAGGTCGAAGAGGCGTTGTCGTCGTCTGCGCAGGAGAAGCAAGCCCTTAGCCTCCAGAATGCAGAGACCGAGAAGGCTCTCCATTCTGTTCGGAAAGAGAAGATGGTTGTGGAATCCACGCTAGAGCAACAAAGAACAGAAAACCAGCGGTTGCTTCACGAGAAGGAAGAGATCAAAGAGAAGCACGCCAAGGAAGTTTCTGAAAAAGCGTCTCTAGCCGCCGAGAGAGACAAACTGGCCAGCGACATGCGTAACATGAAGGATCAGTTGGACGGCTCCTCCAAAGCCAACGCAGATCTCACACAGGCCAAATCCAACCTCGCCGTGACGCTGGAGGAGGTCAAACGCAAGAGGGAGGAGCTTGAGGCTGAGAGGACATCTTTGAAGAAGGAGAAGTCTGATTTAGAAGCTCAGATGTCCAATTACTGCTCTGAAAAGGAAGTGCTGGAGCAGGAGAAATCTCAGATGCAGGACAAAGTGCAGGATCTTACTCAACAAAACCAGCGTTTGGTGCATGAGAAAAAAGAGTTAGGAGAGAAGCACACTAAAGAGGTGTCAGAAAAAGAAACTTTAGCCGACGAGAGAGACAAATTAGCCAGTGACGTGCGTAACATGAAGGAACAGTTGAACAGCTCCTCCAAGGGCAACATAGAACTAACATTAGCCAAATCCAACCTTGCTGCGATGCtggaggaagtcaaacaaaagatGGAAGTCATTGAAGCTGAGGTGACGTCCTTGAAACGCGAAAAGTCTGATTTGCAAGCTCATTCCCAAAAGCTTTGCTCCGAAAAGGAGAGCGTTGAAAAGGAGTTGGTGCAAATGAAAACTAAATATCAGGACCTCACGGAGCAATCTCTCAGCAAAGATAAAACCGTAGACGAGAAATCAGCCGACCTTAAGAAGGCTCATCAGGAGGAAAGAAAAGCTTGGACTGGAGAAATTGACGCCTTAAAAGAACAACTTGGGCAAAAAGACCAGGAAAAGGGCAACttgacaaaagagagagaacagttaACGACCAAACTGGAAGAGATCAAGAGAGAGGCATCCACCTTGGTCCAGGAGAAAAAGGACCTCTTAGCAGCTCAGGGCAAACTAGAGCAGGACGTTTCAGCTCTCCGTAGCAGCCGAGAGAGTGGCGACGGGGAACGCAGAAGGCTTCTTGAAGAGGTGGAGAAGCTGCGGGCCGCCCAGACGGGGCTTGAGGCGAGCTCTCAGGCCCTTCGCACTGAGCGGGCTCTGATGGAGGCCCAGTGCAAGACTGCAGAGCAGGAGGCATCGTCTGCCGTCAAGGCAAGAGAAGAGGCCTCTGCTAGCCTGGCAGATTTGCGATGCCAGCTGGATGGTTTGCAcaaggagagagatgacagcGCCCAGAAAACAAGCCAGCTTGAAGCCCAACTCAGAAATGCTCTTTCCAAGCTGCTTGAG GCTGAACAGGCCACTGGGCAGACAGCAGAGACTCTGGAGCTGCTGGCCCAGGAGAAGAACCGTCTTCAGCAGGAGAAGAGCCAGGCCCAGACACAGGCGGAGGAGTTCAAGAGTGCAAAGCAGGAGATGCAGACTCAG GTGGAGTCCCTGAAGGAGCAGAATGCTAAATATCAAGACGAGCTCAAGCTGTCCAAGGAGAAACTCATATCAGACAACCAGCGAATCAGCAGCTTGTGCCAGGAAAT TGAGAATTTGAAGCAGGCGGCGTCGGAGAAGTCCCAGTCCCTGGACGCCCTACAGGAGGAGAAAAGCAAACTGGCCCAGCAGCTGGGCAGCAGCCGGGAGGCGGGCAGCGGTCAGAAGAAG TTGGAGGCCGACAATTCCAAGCTCAAGAATCAGATGCAGGGGCTGAAACAAAG CTTGCCCAATAATGCCTTCAG TGAAAATGCCTTGAAGAAAGAACTGGATAATGAGAAAGCCACCACCAAGCAGGCCTTTACTAAAAGCAGTGCCTTGATCTCCCAGAAGGACAAGGAGCTGGAGAACCTAAAGACAGAG CTCGTCACCTTGCGAGGCGAGAGCGCCTCAGCCAAGACCCTCCAGGCCACCGTCCAGACTCTGGAGAAGGACAAGGTTCGCCTGCAGGAGCGCATCCACAACCTGGAGAGGAGCCAATCAGGGGCCCAGGACACCGGCAGGTCCTCAG GTGATGCTGCTGTGGAccagaaggatgaggagatcgCGGACGGCCAG GCAGCGGTTTGTTACTGTTTACATCTGCTTCACTTGTGCATATCTGTTAAGCTGTCTGTCACCCCTGTACTTCCTCATGTTGTTTGGTAG